Proteins co-encoded in one Apis mellifera strain DH4 linkage group LG15, Amel_HAv3.1, whole genome shotgun sequence genomic window:
- the LOC102653759 gene encoding zinc finger CCHC domain-containing protein 4 produces the protein MECFWSDLSKHPQCPHGPTLLFGTYENGKLEKFYVCSACRERKTCKFYLKEGEKLTKQQAAKWEQQKKQFISRYRHRSLYVHFNDIMSITPDNRCYCHTCEQLISKIEKDVMNKHKNHDIKENLTDYEMKHPTEILKPIENSKQEAQYFFTKQTTEDIVNILVKLGATQILCIGTPKIHEYILENYEDTISSLLLDFDGRFHNFFGPLSYCWYNLLNNHFFNESAIHVFKDFLMQNEGKHTYLICDPPFGSRVEPISWTIKKISEFHKKWNNIENENDCLKIMFVFPYFMESIMKQKSNPPGISGGLKDLSMTDYKVAYDNHPLFLNDSNGTKLPSPIRIFTNIPLNLVELPKSNGYRYCKKCQKWVGKENKHCKRCQECTSKNGLTYKHCDICKRCVKPYWKHCETCKRCIVAKHLCGRKPKVTGKCFKCNEIGHTERECNINEEIQTEKTTKIKKRKVINEKVMINNIKKKKIDDSQEFENENQTSITKSIKKTSNKLDIKKKKEKITELKLKTLKKPKLLKISKKVKLHNQSNGIVNTKKKVKKQET, from the exons ATGGAATGTTTTTGGTCCGATTTGAGTAAACATCCTCAATGTCCACATg gacCAACATTATTATTTGGCACATATGAAAATggcaaattagaaaaattttatgtgtgTTCTGCTTGTCGCGAGAGAAAAACATGCAAATTTTACttgaaagaaggagaaaaactGACAAAGCAACAAGCAGCTAAATGGGAACAacagaaaaaacaatttatatctcGTTATCGTCATAGATcattatatgtacattttaatgatataatgtcTATAACTCCAGACAATAGATGCTATTGTCACACTTGTGAACAATTGATatccaaaattgaaaaagatgtgatgaacaaacataaaaatcatgatataaaagaaaatcttacaGATTATGAGATGAAACATCCaacagaaattttaaaacctATAGAAAATTCTAAACAGGAAGCTCAATATTTCTTCACAAAGCAAACAACGGAAGATATAGTGAATATACTTGTAAAATTAGGAGCAACACAGATTCTTTGTATAGGTACTCCAAagattcatgaatatattctaGAAAATTATGAAGATACAATATCTTCACTCTTATTAGATTTTGATGGAAGATTt catAATTTTTTTGGACCATTAAGTTATTGTTGGTATAATCTattgaataatcatttttttaatgaaagtgCCATTCATGTGTTTAAAGATTTTCTTATGCAAAATGAGGGGAAACATACCTATTTGATCTGTGATCCACCATTTGGTAGTCGAGTGGAACCAATATCTTGgaccataaaaaaaatttctgaatttcataagaaatggaataatatagaaaatgaaaatgattgtttaaaaattatgtttgtatttccatattttatggaatctataatgaaacaaaagaGTAATCCTCCTGGTATATCAGGAGGTTTGAAAGATTTGAGCATGACTGATTACAAAGTAGCTTATGATAATcatccattatttttaaatgattccaATGGTACTAAATTGCCATCAcctattagaatttttacaaatataccaTTAAATTTAGTCGAACTTCCGAAATCGAATGGCTatagatattgtaaaaaatgtcaaaaatgGGTTGGTAAAGAAAATAAGCATTGTAAAAGATGTCAAGAGTGTACCTCGAAAAATGGTCTTACATATAAACACTGTGATATATGCAAACGATGTGTGAAACCTTACTGGAAGCATTGCGAAACTTGTAAAAGATGTATTGTGGCAAAACATTTATGCGGCCGAAAGCCCAAGGTTACtggaaaatgttttaaatgtaACGAAATtg gtcATACCGAAAGGGAATGCAATATAAACGAAGAAATTCAAACAGAGAAgacaacaaaaattaaaaaacgcaaagttattaatgaaaaagtaaTGATTAAcaacataaaaaagaaaaagatagatgattcacaagaatttgaaaatgaaaaccaAACATCGAtaacaaaaagtattaaaaaaacatcaaacaaattggatataaaaaaaaaaaaagaaaagataacaGAACTCAAActgaaaactttgaaaaaacctaaacttttaaaaataagtaaaaaagtgaaattacaTAATCAATCAAATGGAAtagtaaatacaaaaaaaaaagtgaaaaaacaagaaacgtaa
- the LOC551969 gene encoding serine protease HTRA2, mitochondrial, which produces MAAPLTRTSWTVLRRNHFQYKQFLTVSCVNRFSQYKYSHQQDKKFRTSEKTVRNVLFYTIFFSGFGYVLYKWKDDCQNRFSNLIKSMFTIYAKPVSWDGGNNRNKYNFIADVVEKSAPAVVYIEIQNNRRFDFQTGKPFNISNGSGFIVESDGLILTNAHVVTAKPHTTVKVRLYDGSVYTGTVEDIDVHSDLATVRINKTNLPVMKLGSSSNLRPGEFVVAIGSPLALSNTITSGVISSVNRHSQELGLLNKQMAYIQTDAAITFGNSGGPLVNLDAEAIGINAMKVTSGISFAIPIDYAKDFLRKAELRRKNKGTQFAMEKTKTQYIGITMLTLTPDLFYELQKKLKGIPHNIRYGVLVYKVIVGSPAHLGGLQAGDIITQVNDEPVVSSASIYKAIEAAKILRMTVIRGLEVLHLRIEPEEI; this is translated from the exons ATGGCTGCCCCCTTGACCCGTACATCTTGGACCGTTTTAAGAAGAAATCACTTCCAGTATAAACAATTCTTAACAGTTTCATGTGTGAATCGTTTTtcgcaatataaatattcgcatcaacaagataaaaaatttcgaacttCTGAAAAAACAGTTAGAAATGTCTTGTTTTataccattttcttttctgGTTTTGGTTATGTTTTGTATAAATGGAAGGACGATTGTCAAAACCGATTTAGCAACTTGATAAAATCTATGTTCACAATATATGCTAAACCAGTTTCTTGGGATGGaggtaataatagaaataaatataattttatagccGATGTGGTAGAAAAGTCAGCACCTGCAGTAGTGTACATAGAGATTCAAAACAACAgaag ATTTGATTTTCAAACAGGTAAACCATTCAATATAAGCAATGGATCTGGTTTCATTGTCGAATCAGATggtttaatattaacaaatgctCATGTTGTTACTGCTAAACCCCATACAACTGTCAAG GTACGTCTTTATGATGGAAGTGTTTATACTGGAACTGTGGAGGACATTGACGTGCATAGTGACCTTGCAACTGTACGAATTAACAAg acAAATTTACCAGTAATGAAACTTGGTTCCTCTTCAAATCTTAGACCTGGAGAATTTGTGGTTGCTATTGGATCTCCATTAGCTTTAAGTAACACAATAACAAGTGGTGTAATAAGTAGTGTAAATAGGCATAGCCAAGAACTTGGTCTTCTTAATAAACAGATGGCTTATATTCAAACAGATGCTGCAATCACT TTTGGAAATTCAGGTGGTCCATTAGTTAATTTGGATGCAGAAGCAATTGGTATAAATGCAATGAAAGTGACAAGTGGTATTTCTTTTGCTATACCTATAGATTATGCTAAAGATTTCTTAAGAAAAGCAGAACTACGCAGAAAAAACAAAg gTACACAATTCGCAatggaaaaaacaaaaactcaATATATCGGAATCACAATGCTGACGCTTACACCGGATCTTTTTTacgaattgcaaaaaaaattaaaaggaattcCACATAACATAAGATACGGTGTTCTTGTTTATAAAGTGATCGTAGGATCGCCAGCACATCT aGGAGGTTTACAAGCTGGCGATATCATAACGCAAGTCAATGATGAACCAGTGGTATCATCCGCTAGTATTTACAAAGCCATAGAAGcagcaaaaattttaagaatgacTGTGATCAGAGGTCTAGAAGTATTACATCTGCGAATTGAAccagaagaaatttaa
- the LOC102653832 gene encoding uncharacterized protein LOC102653832 encodes MQSLIPLILALSLASASHLNLLPYAYLSSPIPIYNQYQNTVTGEHAYSYAGGPSAKEEVKDANGVLRGSYSYVDANGVLQSAFYVADDNGFRVAATNIPTDENQNELETTAHVILARSAAAERSSAPSRRRRSLQNSNPEKSGRREEQSLNSAQNDTNEQAAPSQSPPSTSLLLQPLLLDNNNNNIPLATSHQSQVQVHSNARLEAKPVDLHPILPVQAILGGLPVLARTPTYHENRVELHKQLGIEGPRPKDAVKIKPEPLTVVRSVFPLASTVLAGETVLPTIVKETVPVLPARLTSVTTTSVSSHGVSQIHGPSNVVAKEGIAVAPTLAERKEIAHVPAVPVVKGEASVTSYGVSQIHGGEINPIGLLVKSAPAVAEIHPTIHVPVYL; translated from the exons ATGCAGTCGCTG ATACCATTGATTCTAGCCCTCAGCCTGGCCTCGGCCTCGCACTTGAATCTACTCCCGTACGCGTACCTGTCCAGCCCGATCCCCATATACAACCAATACCAGAACACGGTGACCGGGGAGCACGCGTACAGTTACGCCGGTGGCCCATCCGCCAAAGAGGAGGTGAAAGACGCGAACGGTGTCCTCCGTGGCTCGTACAGCTACGTGGACGCGAACGGTGTTCTCCAGTCAGCGTTCTACGTCGCTGACGACAACGGTTTCCGCGTGGCCGCGACCAACATCCCCACGGACGAAAATCAGAACGAATTGGAAACGACGGCCCACGTAATTCTGGCGAGAAGCGCCGCGGCCGAGAGAAGTTCCGCGCCCAGCCGCAGAAGGCGCAGCCTGCAAAATTCTAATCCCGAGAAGAGCGGGCGGAGAGAAGAGCAATCTTTGAACAGTGCCCAAAACGACACGAACGAGCAAGCTGCGCCCTCTCAGTCTCCTCCTTCCACCTCGTTGCTGTTGCAACCACTGCTTCtcgacaacaacaacaacaacatccCCCTCGCGACCTCGCACCAGAGTCAAGTTCAAGTGCACAGCAACGCTCGGTTGGAGGCGAAACCGGTCGACCTGCACCCGATCTTGCCTGTGCAGGCCATATTGGGAGGGTTGCCCGTGCTCGCTCGCACGCCCACCTACCACGAGAACCGCGTAGAATTGCACAAGCAGTTGGGTATAGAGGGGCCAAGGCCCAAAGACGCGGTCAAGATTAAGCCTGAACCGTTGACCGTGGTCCGGTCGGTATTTCCGCTCGCCTCTACCGTACTGGCGGGAGAGACTGTTTTACCAACGATCGTTAAAGAAACCGTCCCCGTTCTTCCGGCTCGGCTAACCTCTGTGACGACCACTTCTGTCTCGAGTCACGGTGTCAGCCAGATACATGGACCGTCGAACGTTGTTGCCAAGGAGGGTATTGCTGTTGCTCCTACGCTTGCGGAGAGGAAGGAGATAGCGCACGTTCCCGCTGTACCAGTCGTCAAAGGGGAGGCGTCGGTTACCAGTTACGGTGTCAGTCAAATCCACGGCGGAGAAATTAATCCGATCGGACTGCTGGTCAAGAGTGCGCCCGCTGTTGCCGAGATACATCCGACTATCCATGTCCCGGTCTATCTTTAG